One window of the Leptospira ryugenii genome contains the following:
- a CDS encoding ATP-dependent DNA helicase encodes MDSKQIFETKLSLLWSDYEPRKEQILMSSAIEDAFELGKNLAIEAGTGVGKSLAYLIPAALFSLENEALVVISTETKSLQDQILSKDIPIVNQVLSQKLNAMVALGANNYLCKRKYQKVMDRGDFGPEMESEINSFVQWEKSSETGIRSEYIGFISNSFWKQVAREPDNCLARNCPNFNRSFYFLEKERWKKANLLIVNHHLLASHMAGDFRILPPFQHLIIDEAHAFPEIVGKAFSGDVQYESLLSLLHFLYHPEKRTGLVLKLTEKDREKLSTEISEAINFLNEFFRKLMSEIPLNFQFSFRHTGRIQIDNGNLENKLLDIAEGCNSLLEQFHKTSEDMEEKEIALGLELASVQLRKASEFIERFRTKSDSNLVFWLEQANQSLKEKYYHLYSQPKNTEEILAKTLFPNVESVVMTSATLSPSPGNFSYFLKEIGTKEIITKTLDSPFRYAKQSLLFVPKTIADPTTNPERNKIDICFWVEKLIDLSEGNAFVLFTSNKLLQDAYEELSQRISYPIFSQVQLGPIMAKKEFLETERSVLFGVSSFWQGVDVKGDKLRNVIITKLPFQVPTEPVLQAKMEEMERDGKSPFWEIQVPKTCLLLRQGFGRLIRSSADSGMVAILDPRIHTKSYGKNIIQSLPKGIPLVTEFGELERKFQNLPK; translated from the coding sequence ATGGACTCTAAACAAATTTTTGAAACGAAACTGTCTCTTCTTTGGTCAGATTATGAACCGAGAAAGGAACAAATTCTCATGTCCTCGGCAATCGAAGATGCATTTGAATTAGGCAAAAATTTAGCCATTGAAGCAGGAACTGGTGTTGGTAAATCTCTTGCCTATCTGATTCCAGCGGCTTTGTTTTCTTTAGAAAATGAAGCATTAGTAGTCATTTCTACAGAAACCAAATCCTTACAAGACCAGATCCTATCCAAAGACATTCCGATCGTAAACCAAGTGCTTTCCCAAAAGTTGAACGCGATGGTTGCACTCGGAGCCAATAATTATCTTTGTAAGCGAAAGTACCAGAAGGTTATGGACAGAGGTGATTTTGGTCCTGAAATGGAATCAGAAATCAACTCATTTGTGCAATGGGAAAAATCTAGTGAAACAGGGATACGAAGTGAATACATAGGATTTATTTCCAATTCCTTTTGGAAACAAGTTGCTAGAGAACCTGATAATTGTTTGGCGCGCAATTGTCCTAATTTTAACCGATCGTTCTATTTTTTAGAAAAGGAGCGTTGGAAAAAAGCAAATCTTTTGATTGTAAACCATCATTTGCTTGCAAGTCACATGGCGGGAGATTTCAGAATCCTTCCACCTTTCCAACACTTAATTATTGATGAAGCTCATGCATTTCCGGAAATCGTAGGGAAAGCTTTTAGTGGAGATGTGCAATACGAAAGTTTATTATCACTACTTCATTTTTTATACCATCCTGAAAAGAGAACTGGTCTTGTTTTAAAACTTACAGAAAAAGATCGAGAAAAACTTTCCACAGAAATTTCCGAAGCTATCAACTTCTTAAATGAGTTTTTCCGAAAGCTGATGTCCGAGATACCATTGAATTTTCAATTTTCGTTTCGCCATACTGGTCGGATTCAAATAGATAATGGCAATTTAGAAAATAAACTCTTAGACATTGCGGAAGGCTGTAATTCGCTGTTAGAGCAGTTCCATAAAACCTCCGAAGATATGGAAGAGAAGGAAATTGCCCTTGGTCTTGAACTTGCATCCGTTCAATTGAGGAAAGCATCAGAATTCATTGAAAGATTTCGAACCAAGTCTGATAGTAATTTGGTTTTTTGGTTGGAACAAGCCAACCAATCCTTAAAAGAAAAATACTACCATTTGTATTCACAACCAAAGAATACAGAGGAGATATTAGCAAAGACTTTATTTCCAAATGTAGAATCTGTAGTGATGACCTCAGCGACTCTTTCCCCAAGCCCTGGGAATTTCTCTTACTTTTTAAAAGAGATCGGAACAAAAGAAATCATCACAAAAACTTTGGATTCCCCGTTTCGGTATGCAAAACAGTCCCTACTCTTTGTACCCAAAACGATTGCTGACCCGACAACAAACCCAGAAAGGAATAAAATCGACATCTGTTTTTGGGTTGAAAAGTTGATAGACTTGAGTGAGGGAAATGCTTTCGTCCTTTTCACTTCAAATAAACTTTTGCAAGATGCGTACGAAGAACTTTCCCAAAGAATTTCCTATCCGATTTTTTCCCAAGTCCAACTAGGTCCCATCATGGCAAAAAAGGAATTCTTGGAAACGGAAAGATCAGTTTTGTTTGGTGTTTCCAGTTTTTGGCAAGGTGTAGATGTTAAGGGTGACAAGTTAAGAAACGTGATCATCACCAAACTACCATTCCAAGTCCCCACCGAACCTGTATTGCAGGCAAAGATGGAAGAGATGGAAAGGGACGGAAAGAGTCCTTTCTGGGAAATCCAAGTGCCCAAAACCTGTCTCCTCCTCCGCCAAGGTTTTGGAAGATTGATTCGGTCGAGTGCAGACTCAGGGATGGTAGCTATTTTGGATCCACGCATTCATACCAAAAGTTATGGAAAAAACATCATCCAAAGCCTTCCCAAAGGGATTCCTCTGGTTACCGAATTTGGTGAATTGGAGAGAAAATTCCAAAATCTGCCGAAATGA